The Paenibacillus swuensis genome contains the following window.
CGAATATCCACTATCTCATTCTCCTCCCAACTCAGATTCTAAAATTTTATCAACAAAACCATACAATTCTTCAACCTCAGTCAATGCTGTTTGGTATTCTTCTGGACCCCAATCAGCTCTTTGCCTAACTCCAACAGCTTTATTTACACGAAATTCTAGATAAGCAGCCAGCATGGCTGCATTGTCCTTGAGCTGACCCGGCATCCACGAATATTTCCCTTTAAATAACCGTGAAGACGCTAAGGTATTCGCTTCTTTTTTTATATTATATTTCAAAATCAACTCTGGAACCATCTCAATTTTGATTCGGTCATCAAGATTTCGTTTTTTGCGGTGAATAAATTTGTCCGGCCGAAGAATTTTCTCTGAAGCTGAACCTTCTTCCTGTCTTCGTACCATCTGCAAAAGCACATCTTCTGGATAATTAGGCAATACCTCTTTTAGTCTTTTCAACTTCTCTGCTTCCTCTGCCTGTCTTCTCTTCCGCTCCTTGATCAAGTCTGTATCGATAAATGATTTGGTAACAAACTCGCCTTCACCCTCTTCAAAAGCATGGCCAGTACTCTTTTGTATGATTCTCTCCGTGACGTTCTCGCGATCAAGTTTGTTCTCATTTTTCTCTATCCACTTGATGATATCGCTCTTATCTTTCTCATTTTGGTAATACCGCCACAGTTCTTCCAGACCTAACTCTTTATGATGTACAACACAAGCTATATTGTCTTCAGGTGACTTTACTTCTTCCTGATCAATAGATCGTAATACACGACCAATAAACTGCTCGTAAGGGAGGCTATTTCTAAAAGGCCTGAATATGGCAGCTACACTTAAGTATTTGTGATCATACCCCTCACCTAATTTAGCTACGTGTAAAACGACTTCTACCTTGTGATTTTCAATTGCGGAAAGCCTATTTTTGAGCTCATCAGGAGTCAACCTACTATGTACTAATGATACATTCATTCCATTTTGCTCGTAAAGTTCCACTAGTTGCTCCGCATGATAAATGCTACATGCAACTGCGATAATCTTATGAGGTAAGCCTGAAGATCTTTTTTGAGTGATAAGTTCAATGCTCTTTTTCACAACTCTCAAGCTGCAAGCTTGCGAGTAAGCAACCGATCTCGTTATCCAATCTTCATCTTTTATGCCCATCTCCCTAATTTGATCAATGGAATACATAGTTCCGTCATTTCTATCGAGTGTCAAAAACAACTCATCGGGAATATACTCAACTCTTTCAAGTGTTTTCACAAAGCCATTCGCCATAGCTTTACTAAGGGGGTAATTATAGACACAGTTCCCAGTAATTAGTTCGCCGTCTGATCGTTTCGGAGTACCTGTTACCTTAACTACCTTTGCGTTAGAGAAATGCTCTACAGCTCTCTCCCAAGTAGGAGCGGTCGAATGATGTGCTTCATCAATAATAATCAAATCAAAAAAGCTCGGTTCAACTCGATTAATTAGAGATCGCTCCAACCTCTCTTGTAATTTATGGACGTTCAATATTACTATATTTGCTTCCTTAAGCTCCCAATCATTCGTTTTATTATTATATTCAATCACCGATGGTAACTCATCAAAGCGTCTAAAGACATTTCTAGCGATCCAAAAATTCCTCGGGTGCTCCGGATCTAATGAGTCCAAAACGGCATCTTTTATCACCAGCTGAGGGGTGACTATCAGGACCCGTCCCAATGAAACGCCAAAAGGCACAATTCCCATCAGTCCAGTTTTACCTACACCTGTAGGAAGTATAATAATTGCATGTTCACTTTTACCATTAATATTAAAATGGTCATAGACTGCCTTATATGCCTCAATCTGAGGTAATCTTAATCCTTCATTAGTTTCGATGTTAGGAATAGACTCCAAAAAGTAATTATTATCCATTTATAGGCCTCCCCTTGGAATGAATATATTTTAGTTCGATAAAAATAGAGTAAATCCCTTCATAATAGACATTCTTTTATAGAATATTGCGAGTTCGGTCCTAGTGATGCAACTAGTAATTGAGAAATTCCCTATTTAGAACGGGTGAGAGGAGCACTTAAGATGTTAACGAAAGATCCCAACGTTTTGTGAGCCTTTCTGACACACCAAAATAATTATAATCAGCACTATGTTATGGAATATAAAAGTTTGGTAATTTCAGCTAAGCCCTAAATATATGACGAAATACCACTTCAGTCTTCTCAGTTACTTCATCCTCAGTAAAACTTTCACTATCAGACAGTTCCAAACATTTGGATTACTTCTTGCGAGGTCTGTAACTATAGTATCTAAGGTAAGTAAGGTGTTTTTGTAGGGAGGATAAGTGAAGAATAGGGTTATTTATTTGGGGAATAGGTTGAAAGCTGATTTTACGTCAATATTAAAACTATCAACCTCCAGTTTTTCTATCTCCGCCGATACGGTAGGGGCTGTTACAAGCCTTAACTTTCACTATTGATTAATAAATTATCTTCACTAGTGGGTGGGGATACAACAAAGGACGAATATCAACAGCCCCCTTATTGAACATATAGTAAAATAAAGAAGCGGGACTTTACCCGCTCCGTTGCTGTATACGCCAATACACCACAACTATTAGTCTTGCCTGACCAACAAAGCCACACACTCCACATGCACCGTATGCGGGAACATGTCCACCGGCGTCACCTCCGCGACGATGTAGCCGCCGTCGGCAAGGACCCGCAAGTCGCGCGCGAGCGTAGCCGGGTTGCACGACACATACACGATGCGTTCCGGACGCATCGCCAGCAACGTGTCGAGCAACACGGCGTCGCAGCCCTTGCGCGGTGGGTCCACCACGACGACGTCGGCCGCGATGCCCTGCTGCTTCCATGCCGGAATCACTTCCTCCGCTTTGCCTACGGCAAAGGTGGCGTTCGTGATTCCGTTCAGCAGGGAATTGCCGCGGGCGTCGTCGATGGCCTCGGGGACGATCTCAACGCCGTACACATGCTTCGCATGTTGTGCCAGGAACAGAGTGATCGTCCCGATGCCGCAGTACGCGTCAATTACGGTCTCCCGACCGCTCAGCGCCGCGTACTGCAACGCCTTCCCGTACAACACTTCCGTTTGTACGGGATTAACCTGATAGAAGCTTCGCGCTGAAATCGCGAACTTCACATCGCCAATGGTGTCGTGGATTACATCACGCCCCCACAACACCCGCGTCACGCCGCCGAAAATCACATTCGTTCGCGCCGTGTTCACGTTCTGGCAGATGCTCTGCACCCCCGGCACCGCCGCACGAATGCCCTCAATCCACTCGTCCACGCGTGGGATGCGATCACCGTTCGTCACGAGTACGACCATCACCTCACCTGTGGCGAACCCATATTTCACCACCACATGACGCAGCAACCCGCTCCCGGAAGTCTCATCATAAGCCCGCACGCCCAGACTCCGACCAATCTCCTTCACCTGGCGCACCACATCATCGTTCTGCTCATGCTGAATCAGACATGCTTCCATATCAACAATCCGGTGCGACCCCTGCGCATAGAACCCGCCAACCAGACCGCCCTCTTCCATTCCAAAAGGCACCTGAGCCTTGTTCCGATACCGCCAAGGATCCTGCATACCGAGCGTCGGATGCACAATAATCCCTGCTTCCCCGCTACCGTAATCATTGTTCTCGGTTCGAACGTTTGCTTCACCGCTGCCCTGTTCATTGCTCTCAGTTTGAACGTTCACGTCCACCGCCGCAGCATCCACCACATCACCCGCACGCTCGTCCTTCTTCGTCACAAACCCAGCCACTTGCAACTTCCCGATCCGCTCCAAGCTGTCCACCACTTGCTGGCGCTTATGCACAAGCTGCGCCTCGTACGTCATATGCTGCAACTGGCAGCCCCCGCATTGCTTATAAATCGGGCAAGGCGCTTCCGTCCGCTCCGCACTCGGCACCTGAATCTCCAGTAACTTTGCATAACCGTACTGTTTCTTCACTTTCATTACCTTGGCCCTTACCGTCTCTCCTGGCAATGCTCCCTGCACAAAAAGGGTAAAGCCCTCCGCGCGGCCTACCCCTTCGCCATCATGACTCAATCCAAAGATCTCGACGGTCACTTCTTGATTTTTTTCTACTGGCGCAACAGATCTGCTATCAATGGCCCCAACACCTGTACTATTGCCTACATTACTCCCTGAACTGGCACCGATATGAGCACCTGCTCCTTTACCGGCTTTACTTCCTGCACTGACACCCTCGCGAACCCCTGCACCTTTGCCCGCTCCCGCGCCTTTACCCCGTCTTTTGCTCATGTAAAACCGTCCACTCCATTGCTGTCATTTATCAATCCATGTATTGTTTAGGCGGAATTTCCCGTCCTCTGCGATCAAAGTATTTTATCTCACCAGCAAAACTGTTCTGCGTCCGCGAAGCCAGCTTCGCACTGACCATAAACATATTTCCCGTCGGCACAGCCAGACTTAAGGAATCAGCATCATAGAAGCTAGCCTCCGCACGCGCGATCCCCACTAAATTCCTACCTGCGATCCACAAATATTGCCCTTCCTCAGTTTCCATTACCCGGCTGCGTATATTCATGGATCCTAAGCCTTTTCGCTCAAACTTCAACTTTCCGAAGGGACCTTGAGATAATTCCGCATCCCCGACCTGTCCTGTTTTATTTACTACATATAACACTAGTTTCTTATCAACTATATCCTTGATACCATGAATCGATACAGGACTGCCTACAAATTCTTCAATGCCAAATTGAATGTCCACGCGATTATTCGGAATATTGTATTCATATAAAGGCAGCACCAATTTGAAAGCGAACCATATGCCACATACGATCAAGACCAACATACCTACAAACTTCACTTGAAAAATCCATTCGCGCTTTCTCATATCAGGGTTGCGTATATCCATGTGTCGCACCTCTCAGCCTTATAGAAGCAGTCACCACGTCCTACGTATGATCCCCATAAGCACTCTTCCCGGTCTCATCCATATAAATGTTCAAATGCGAAGGCAACACCTCGAACGTACAAGGCAACACCCCGCCCAGCTCGCCGTCCAAGTTGATTTGCACGTTGTCGATCGCTGTAATCTGCAGATGCTTCGTCTGAAAATAAATCACATGCGGATCATTCATATGCTCGCCGCGAAGCGCCATGCCGGCCAGACGGATGAACTCCGCCAGGTTACATTTGCGCAGGATCAACACATCGAACATCCCATCGTTGAGCGATGCATCCGGTGCCAACTTCTCAAAACCGCCGACCGAGTTACTATTCGCGACCAGAAACAACATGACTTCCTCATGAATCTCGACACCCTCCGCCGTTACATACAGCTCAATCGGACGCAGCCGCGGCAATTTCTCCAGACCCTTCATATAATAGGCCAGTTGCCCGATCATCGTCTTCAGCTTGGAAGGCACCTCGTACGTCAGCTCCGTCATGGAACCACCGCCGGCAATGTTGATGAAATACTTGTCATTCGCCCGACCCACGTCAATCGGTTTCGCATACCCCGCGATAATCAAATCACAAGCCAAATCCAACTGCTTCGGAACCCCCAGCGCACGGGCAAAATCATTCGTAGTTCCCAAAGGCAAAATCCCCAGCGCCGGACGATTCTCCATCCCCGCCATGCCGTTGATAACCTCGTACAATGTACCGTCTCCGCCAGCCGCGATGACGATATCGAACCCGCGCCGAATCGCCTCGGCCGCCGCTGCGCTTGCATCCCCTTCACCGGTGGTCGCATGGCAAGAGGTCTCAATGCCGCCTTGCTCCAAGCGCTGCAGAATTTCAGGCAACCTCTTCTTGATTTCTTCCCTGCCCGAGGAAGGGTTATATATTAATCTTGCTCTCCGAATCAACGTCTCTGCCATGCGATCCTCACCTACTCAGCTTTTATACGTACATTTTTGGAATAATGGAATCCAATCGTATTCATGTCTTTAATGCCGTTCTGGTAAGCCGGGATAACGCGCTCTCCACCCGATGATTCAACCACTCCGCCACCAGCGGATGAGGGAGCAACGCCCGACCGTTATAACGATATTCTAACCCTTGCAGCCTCGTCGGAATCACCGTTTCCGTAAAATACCCTTCACTTAGGAAAAAAGGCGCCACCACCACATCCCAATCCGGACGCTCCCGTTGCCAGTATTTCACCCGTTCCGCCGCCTGCTCCGGCAATAACATTGCGGTATCCGTCGCCGCAAAGCCGCCGAGTTCGCCCAACTGCTTCGCCAAGGAGCTGAGCACCTGCTGCCACTGTTCGTGAAAACCCTCTTCTTTACTGCCATGTCCGACTAGCAAAAGAATTTCCCGCTCCGGTCGCACCGACAGCTCCCGAACCTTCTCCCATAGCATAGCCGCGATTTCGGGTTCATCATCCATCGGCCGGCACCAGTGCACCCGCGCATTCACGCGCATCAGCTCCAGATCCGTCTCCAGCTTCGGTTCCTCCACCACGCCAAGCGACCAGGAGATTTCATCGACATGCGTGCTCCCCGAGGATACGAACAGCGGCACTGCAATAATATCTGTGACGCCCTGCGCCTCTAGACGATCAATCCCGTCCTGAATGAGTCGTCCCTCCACAATCTCCAGAAAAGAAGATTCTACAGGAATAATCGAATGTCCATGGTCTCGATCAGCCGGCATCGCCCGCGGCTCTTCATCCGATGGGCCGCCACCTAGCGCTGCCGCTGGTTGCCCAAACCGCATCTGCGCCACCGCTTCATCCACCAAACGAACCCATTCCGCGCTCCGCGAACCGTGGCTGATGACCAGCACGCCGGGGCGTATTTTATCCATTATACTCATCCGCTCCGAAACCCTCCTATCCGCTTGCTGCACGTACATTTCATCTATATATGATGCTACCCGAATCTGCCCAAGAAATCAACAAACCGTGCCCTTGTGTGCGCTCCATTAAAAAAATAAAGGAACCCTTCCGAGTTCCCTGATTTACAAGCATATATTCGTGGTGATATGATAAGTATAGAAGTAGGAGAGAGTGGCCCACTACCACTCCCCCGACACAATTGTGAGCGGGAACCTCCATTTTACCAGAGATAGTCCGCGCCGGGGCCAAACCAGAGCGGGCTATTTTCGTTTCTTCAAGTACGTTAACAACGCGAGAATGAACATCCCCAACATCATCACTTCCGAGAAAGTAAACGTCATAGGCATCACCTCCATCCGGAGGCGATACTTCCCTACCCAAGTCAACTGTGCGTTTATAATTATATCAGATGATGTAATATTTTGGACACATACAATTTACAGCCCATTAACCCCAGCCACCACAAACGCCATCACGCCCAAAACCACGGCCGGTAAAGCTTTACGGAACGAATCTTTGGAACGAATATGCGAAACAAGGGCGCCAAGCATCGTACCCCCTACCCATAGACCCGCGAACACAGCCCAAGCCGGATACCACAATCCCGCGATCATACCGAGCGCCCCAACCACTTGCACCAACCCTGTCACCGTCAGGAACCACATCGGCAATCCCAAGTGCGAGAAACCCTCCACCTGTGATTTCACTCTTGCGATTTTGCCTCCCCCTGTAACCAGAAAAACGACCGCCAATATAACCTGCAACACGATGGACAACATATGCATATACAATGCCCCCCTCTCAGCTCTAATCAAAAAAACCGATTCTCCCCTGAAGGAAAGCCGGTTTCTCCATGTTCATGTGATGAATAGTATAGATGATTAACGACCTAGGCGATCTAGCGCCATTTTGTACCCGTCGTTGCCGTAGTTCAGACACCGCTTCACCCGCGAAATCGTTGCCGTGCTTGCGCCCGTCTCCGCCTCGATCTGGTTGTACGTCGACCCCTTGCCGAGCATACGCGCCACTTCCAGCCGTTGGGACAAAGATTGAATCTCGTTCACCGTGCACAAATCATCAAAAAATATATAACATTCCTCAACGCTCTTCAACGTCAAAATGGATTCGAATAACTGATCAATGGATTTATCATTCAACTTCTTCAGCTGCAACCGTATCAACCCCTACTATGACATAAAGATAATTTTACTTTATTTGCTTAAAGGATTCAAGCATTGACGCTATATTGCAGTGCATCGCGAAACTGTTTCAGCGCTGAACAGCAGAGTTCCCCACACTTTAGGCTCATCTCCCGGAAAAACTTCCCTCCACCCGAGACAAACGTCCATACGGCCGCAACGCCCATGACATAGACTACACTATCATCCCTGTGCTTGAGCGGAGTTTTCCAACCAGGCCGCAAGGGAATCCACTATTCGATGGAAAAAGGGTGTGAAAATACATGCATAACGATAAATATGCCGCATATCGGAGCAACGACGTGGTGGTTTACCAACCAAAAGTAACCGCTTATCACGGACAGCAACGCGGATTGTTCGGTTCTCCTGGCGCGGGACCGGGTCCAGGCTTTCCGGTCGCCGGCCCAGGCGGAGGTCAAGGCGGCCTGTTTGGCGGTGGCGGTAGTGGCGCGGGCGGCGGTTTCCCTACGGGAGGTTATTCGCCTTCGGTACCGACATTTCCTGCCGCGCCGGTCGAAACCGTCTCCGCTACAAGCGGGGGATTAGCCTCGGCCAAGAATCTGCTGTCATCCATGCCGAACTTGAAGGACATTTCCGGCTTCGTGGACCGGATGGGCGGCATCGACGGAATCCTCTCCACCATGACCAAAGCGCAAAAGCTGATGTCCAGCATGCAGCAAATGGCGCCGATGATCAAACTGCTGGCGGGCTCCTTCGCCAAGTCCAAGTCCGGCGACACCAGTGACGCCGACGACTATCGCCCGCGCCGCAAACGCCGTAAGCGCAAAGGCACCAGCACCGCCCGCCGCAAAACCAGCGCCAAGCGCAAACGGTAGGTTAGCTAGGGCCAGGCCGCTCAGCACACTCATAAGTCGTACTCCAGCACATCGAAAACTCCGTTTCGGCAATAAATGCCGGGACGGAGTTTTTACGCCTTGCAAGACAAATACATCCGGTATGCCTCGCCTCCAAGAGACGCAACGTAACCGGATGTGAATCTAGTTTTATACTATCGCTATGATGTTAATATTTTTATCGGTACGGGGGTTCAAATAACGAGTCTGGCGCGGTGTACTCATATTTTAATGGGGTGCTGACTTTATCTCCATAGATTGCGTAAATATAATAGGTATGCGTCACACCAAGCCGAGAACGATCCCAATAAAAACTGTTTGCAGATGGTTTCTCCCAATTATCGTAATAAACCAAGCTTTCATCATGATTAATCACTTCATTTATGACATAGGAGTCAGGTGCGCCATTATCCGACCTATGCCGCCATCCAAAATTATATAGCATTATATACTCGTTATTCTCGTCTTCTTCGGACATTAAAACATTCATATACACATCATAAGGTCGCAGATTCGAATAAAGTGGTTTTCTTTGTAAATCAATCTGCTTGGTCACGGCTAAGGTGGAGGCTTCTGTCCCTGTCAATAAAGTATAGCTTACTTGGGCACCTCCCCTTTCCTTGTAAATTGGCATATCAATAAACTGGTTATATACATAATGTTCATCATGAACCTTATTTGTTTGGAAACAACTTGAGTTGTGTTGGGGATTACATTGATAGCTCACAAATTTTTCTTCTTCGCTTGTACCGCTGTATGTTTTCGCAGGCTGTATAACGCGACCGAACACACTGAGGCTCGTTTCCGCGAATGTTCCTCCTCTTGTGATCTTGGTGTCAATCTTCATATTGGCTCGTATCAAGGCATTGAAGACGGCTTTGCGTGCCGCAGGATATTTGCTTAAGAGCTGTGTGGCTATCTGATCCTGATTTCCAAGGGCTAGCATCGTCTGGGGAGACAGCAGCTTGTAATAGTTTATAAGCTTCGCTACCTTATTGTTGTTTGCATCCGGCCTCTTCAGAAGCTTTTGTAGAATTTTGGCCTCGCTGATATACCACCTTGAAGAATCCTTACTTTGGATCATGGCAAAAAGTTCGGTTGACTCCGTATTTCTCCAATAGTCGTTAAAACCTTGTTCAAATCCTTTGTAGCTTGGACTGCCGAATAGGAACTCCACGGCATCCGCAAGTCGGATTCCGCCTTCAATCCCTGCTTGCTTAGATAGTTTCTGCAGCAATCCCTGTTTGGGTTGAAACGCTTTGTAGAGTTGAACTAAATCACGACTATCTCCGGTATAAGCGATTCCCAACAGCTTGATGCATTCCAACAGCTCTTTTCTAATAGCCTGCTGTTCTCCAGCGGGAAATTGAGATTTCACTTCATTCCAGAGCGGGTCCACCAAGGCCAGATGATCTGGGTTATTAGAATCCAGAGCTTTAATCTGGTCTCTAAACGCCTTGACAGCCCTAATCTCTTCGTCGCGTTTCTGGCAGCTGGCGGTTTCCGCGCACTCTCTGTTATTTAGCGCGTCGTACCACTTCACCCAACGCTGCACAAGCTGCAGGGGAGGAAATCCGCCCGCACCCGACGAGTTTTCCGCTCCGTTCGCAAATGCGGGAAACGGAATCGTGAAGAGGATACACAGCATGGTAATGAAAGTTACCAGTTTTTTTATGCTTCTCACCCACTCATCTCCTCTATCATGTATAATGATACACTTTGTATCATTATACATTTACCACAGTTTCCGTATTCTGTAATGAACACAAGGTCATGCGCAAATTGCCCCTCCCTTGGTTACATTGTTCGACAGCATGCTAGTGCTTCGGGCGCAAGAAACGATCTGGTCGCGCGTTTGAACAAGTAGTGTTTCGCTACTTAATTCGGAGGGATAGGCAAAACTCCAGAATTTAAGTAGCAAATCACATCTTAATTCCCGCGAATCGGCCCTTTTGGCAGGATTTCAGCAAATTAAGATGTAAAACACTATTTAAATTTTGCGCGTTCGCCAATATGAACGAATTAAATAGTGATTCACTATTTAATCATTCATATTGGCGCCTTTCATTCCCACCTTCCACTACGACCACTCTTCACTCCACACTGACCGATCCTGCACCTGATTTACTTAACCGCTAACCTACTACCGCTCTATTAGCACATTCTCCCTGCCTCCATCACCTTGGCGCATGTCTACCCAACGGTTACCTGCTACCATGCCGCTAACAACTCCCTAACGCTATCAATTACTTAACATCCCTTACCCTGCCACTACCTCCTGCCGATTGCCACTA
Protein-coding sequences here:
- a CDS encoding DEAD/DEAH box helicase, whose protein sequence is MDNNYFLESIPNIETNEGLRLPQIEAYKAVYDHFNINGKSEHAIIILPTGVGKTGLMGIVPFGVSLGRVLIVTPQLVIKDAVLDSLDPEHPRNFWIARNVFRRFDELPSVIEYNNKTNDWELKEANIVILNVHKLQERLERSLINRVEPSFFDLIIIDEAHHSTAPTWERAVEHFSNAKVVKVTGTPKRSDGELITGNCVYNYPLSKAMANGFVKTLERVEYIPDELFLTLDRNDGTMYSIDQIREMGIKDEDWITRSVAYSQACSLRVVKKSIELITQKRSSGLPHKIIAVACSIYHAEQLVELYEQNGMNVSLVHSRLTPDELKNRLSAIENHKVEVVLHVAKLGEGYDHKYLSVAAIFRPFRNSLPYEQFIGRVLRSIDQEEVKSPEDNIACVVHHKELGLEELWRYYQNEKDKSDIIKWIEKNENKLDRENVTERIIQKSTGHAFEEGEGEFVTKSFIDTDLIKERKRRQAEEAEKLKRLKEVLPNYPEDVLLQMVRRQEEGSASEKILRPDKFIHRKKRNLDDRIKIEMVPELILKYNIKKEANTLASSRLFKGKYSWMPGQLKDNAAMLAAYLEFRVNKAVGVRQRADWGPEEYQTALTEVEELYGFVDKILESELGGE
- the rlmD gene encoding 23S rRNA (uracil(1939)-C(5))-methyltransferase RlmD, whose protein sequence is MSKRRGKGAGAGKGAGVREGVSAGSKAGKGAGAHIGASSGSNVGNSTGVGAIDSRSVAPVEKNQEVTVEIFGLSHDGEGVGRAEGFTLFVQGALPGETVRAKVMKVKKQYGYAKLLEIQVPSAERTEAPCPIYKQCGGCQLQHMTYEAQLVHKRQQVVDSLERIGKLQVAGFVTKKDERAGDVVDAAAVDVNVQTESNEQGSGEANVRTENNDYGSGEAGIIVHPTLGMQDPWRYRNKAQVPFGMEEGGLVGGFYAQGSHRIVDMEACLIQHEQNDDVVRQVKEIGRSLGVRAYDETSGSGLLRHVVVKYGFATGEVMVVLVTNGDRIPRVDEWIEGIRAAVPGVQSICQNVNTARTNVIFGGVTRVLWGRDVIHDTIGDVKFAISARSFYQVNPVQTEVLYGKALQYAALSGRETVIDAYCGIGTITLFLAQHAKHVYGVEIVPEAIDDARGNSLLNGITNATFAVGKAEEVIPAWKQQGIAADVVVVDPPRKGCDAVLLDTLLAMRPERIVYVSCNPATLARDLRVLADGGYIVAEVTPVDMFPHTVHVECVALLVRQD
- a CDS encoding type 2 periplasmic-binding domain-containing protein; translation: MRKREWIFQVKFVGMLVLIVCGIWFAFKLVLPLYEYNIPNNRVDIQFGIEEFVGSPVSIHGIKDIVDKKLVLYVVNKTGQVGDAELSQGPFGKLKFERKGLGSMNIRSRVMETEEGQYLWIAGRNLVGIARAEASFYDADSLSLAVPTGNMFMVSAKLASRTQNSFAGEIKYFDRRGREIPPKQYMD
- a CDS encoding diacylglycerol kinase; this translates as MAETLIRRARLIYNPSSGREEIKKRLPEILQRLEQGGIETSCHATTGEGDASAAAAEAIRRGFDIVIAAGGDGTLYEVINGMAGMENRPALGILPLGTTNDFARALGVPKQLDLACDLIIAGYAKPIDVGRANDKYFINIAGGGSMTELTYEVPSKLKTMIGQLAYYMKGLEKLPRLRPIELYVTAEGVEIHEEVMLFLVANSNSVGGFEKLAPDASLNDGMFDVLILRKCNLAEFIRLAGMALRGEHMNDPHVIYFQTKHLQITAIDNVQINLDGELGGVLPCTFEVLPSHLNIYMDETGKSAYGDHT
- a CDS encoding sirohydrochlorin chelatase, producing the protein MSIMDKIRPGVLVISHGSRSAEWVRLVDEAVAQMRFGQPAAALGGGPSDEEPRAMPADRDHGHSIIPVESSFLEIVEGRLIQDGIDRLEAQGVTDIIAVPLFVSSGSTHVDEISWSLGVVEEPKLETDLELMRVNARVHWCRPMDDEPEIAAMLWEKVRELSVRPEREILLLVGHGSKEEGFHEQWQQVLSSLAKQLGELGGFAATDTAMLLPEQAAERVKYWQRERPDWDVVVAPFFLSEGYFTETVIPTRLQGLEYRYNGRALLPHPLVAEWLNHRVESALSRLTRTALKT
- a CDS encoding DoxX family protein, whose translation is MHMLSIVLQVILAVVFLVTGGGKIARVKSQVEGFSHLGLPMWFLTVTGLVQVVGALGMIAGLWYPAWAVFAGLWVGGTMLGALVSHIRSKDSFRKALPAVVLGVMAFVVAGVNGL
- a CDS encoding YerC/YecD family TrpR-related protein — translated: MQLKKLNDKSIDQLFESILTLKSVEECYIFFDDLCTVNEIQSLSQRLEVARMLGKGSTYNQIEAETGASTATISRVKRCLNYGNDGYKMALDRLGR
- a CDS encoding aminotransferase; the protein is MHNDKYAAYRSNDVVVYQPKVTAYHGQQRGLFGSPGAGPGPGFPVAGPGGGQGGLFGGGGSGAGGGFPTGGYSPSVPTFPAAPVETVSATSGGLASAKNLLSSMPNLKDISGFVDRMGGIDGILSTMTKAQKLMSSMQQMAPMIKLLAGSFAKSKSGDTSDADDYRPRRKRRKRKGTSTARRKTSAKRKR